Proteins from a single region of Phycisphaeraceae bacterium D3-23:
- a CDS encoding PQQ-binding-like beta-propeller repeat protein has product MWTRRPRTCSTTTTRTAGTTARPTCAQLTPPTLADDRAVYAHWHGVVFAIELETGKLLWRSGRFTEAATGMAQRMSTPAGNPRGYKIALTDSHVLVQSAGIAGNRQNDRFSLAAYDKQTGEVTWDSARIPAWRGQSFCGQPIVVNGQIYAIAHSVGSNVNANNPNQGPGGFDDGQLPGGNNRTLVLYRIDASTGNPQWSLPLGEADLRVSPNAQYAWMPHPTMRMDGRNLYVLTNNGAVLGVDTGTGEVAWAMRLQIPEGGGQQNYYGSPPPSANAQGPGAIALRGGVLYIKEARSARVYAIDPVNATMLWEREAQANAELIGVDHDRFYTMDQAVQAFPLDPEERMAWNNRSREGSTIGSGLLSDEAMYVLRGDKLFALSVENGDPLSEFESRYLRGSGGRLSIVGDKIICVTRRDITAYSLPTQPAPQFEDDNNAPGN; this is encoded by the coding sequence TTGTGGACGAGGCGACCAAGGACCTGCTCGACAACTACAACCAGAACGGCCGGTACTACGGCCCGACCGACCTGCGCCCAGCTCACCCCCCCCACCCTGGCGGACGACCGCGCGGTCTACGCGCACTGGCACGGCGTCGTGTTTGCCATCGAGCTCGAGACCGGCAAGCTGCTCTGGCGCAGCGGCCGATTCACCGAGGCCGCGACGGGCATGGCCCAGCGCATGAGCACCCCCGCCGGCAACCCGCGCGGCTACAAGATCGCGTTGACCGACAGCCACGTCCTGGTGCAGTCCGCAGGCATCGCCGGCAACCGGCAAAACGACCGCTTCTCGCTCGCCGCCTACGACAAGCAGACCGGCGAGGTCACGTGGGACTCGGCACGCATCCCCGCATGGCGCGGGCAGAGCTTCTGCGGCCAACCCATCGTCGTCAACGGCCAAATCTACGCCATCGCGCACAGCGTCGGCTCAAATGTCAACGCCAACAACCCCAACCAGGGCCCGGGCGGGTTCGACGACGGGCAGCTGCCCGGGGGCAACAACCGCACCCTCGTGCTCTACCGCATCGACGCATCCACCGGCAACCCGCAGTGGTCCCTCCCCCTGGGCGAAGCCGACCTCCGCGTCAGCCCCAACGCGCAGTACGCCTGGATGCCCCACCCGACCATGCGCATGGACGGCCGAAACCTTTATGTGCTCACCAACAACGGCGCGGTGCTCGGCGTCGATACCGGCACAGGGGAAGTCGCCTGGGCGATGCGCCTGCAGATCCCCGAAGGCGGCGGGCAGCAGAACTACTACGGCTCGCCGCCCCCCAGCGCTAACGCGCAGGGCCCGGGCGCGATCGCGCTGCGTGGCGGCGTGCTCTACATCAAGGAAGCCCGCAGCGCCCGTGTCTACGCCATCGACCCCGTCAATGCCACCATGCTATGGGAACGCGAAGCCCAGGCCAACGCCGAGCTGATCGGCGTCGACCACGACCGCTTCTATACGATGGACCAGGCCGTCCAGGCCTTCCCGCTCGACCCCGAAGAGCGCATGGCCTGGAACAACCGATCACGCGAAGGGTCGACGATCGGCTCGGGGCTGCTCTCCGACGAGGCGATGTATGTCCTCCGCGGAGACAAGCTCTTCGCCCTGTCCGTCGAGAACGGCGACCCGCTCTCCGAGTTCGAAAGCCGATACCTCCGTGGCAGCGGCGGGCGGCTGAGCATCGTGGGCGATAAGATCATCTGCGTCACCCGCCGCGATATCACCGCCTACTCCCTGCCGACCCAGCCCGCCCCGCAGTTTGAGGACGATAACAACGCACCTGGAAACTAG
- a CDS encoding terpene cyclase/mutase family protein: MKHRNHLPLWMAFLAVFSLMAMPQPAPAQDAEPEVPAQAAPDTAGEDDGDGRADVEVVFDEDGNIMPRHFTQQTQRSIEKGLDYLARTQGNDGSWSTTQDGVTYPVTMTSLAGMAFLAGGNTTSRGPYADNVRKAVRYVMRQANPDSGIIAAGNENGRTMYPHGFALMFLACAYDMESDERVREQMRIIIQKAIVLTDRAQSPLGGWMYTPNSGDEGSVTVTQLQALRACHNAGFVLPEEVVRDAVGYLEMCQTPEGGICYSYGSRGVRLPISAAALPCLYAAGDYESDMAEACLAYVFSQYCENGRGDRFSKNGGHDYYGHYYAAQAFYQAGDEYWDAYFPKARDQLIGLQQAEGWWNGDGVGPVYGTALALTILQLPYKYLPIYQR; the protein is encoded by the coding sequence ATGAAGCATCGCAACCACCTCCCGCTCTGGATGGCGTTCCTCGCCGTGTTCTCGCTCATGGCGATGCCGCAGCCGGCACCCGCGCAGGATGCCGAGCCCGAGGTACCCGCCCAGGCCGCCCCCGACACCGCAGGCGAAGACGACGGCGACGGCCGCGCCGATGTCGAGGTGGTGTTCGATGAAGACGGCAACATCATGCCGCGCCACTTCACACAGCAGACCCAACGCTCGATCGAGAAGGGCCTCGACTACCTCGCCCGCACGCAGGGCAACGACGGCAGTTGGAGCACGACGCAGGACGGCGTCACCTACCCCGTGACGATGACCTCACTCGCCGGCATGGCCTTCCTCGCCGGGGGCAACACGACCAGCCGTGGGCCCTACGCCGACAATGTCCGCAAAGCCGTCCGCTACGTCATGCGTCAGGCCAACCCCGACAGCGGCATCATCGCTGCGGGCAACGAGAACGGCCGAACGATGTACCCGCACGGGTTCGCGCTGATGTTCCTGGCGTGCGCCTACGACATGGAGAGTGATGAGCGCGTGCGCGAGCAGATGCGCATCATCATCCAGAAGGCGATCGTCCTGACCGACCGTGCGCAGTCGCCGCTGGGCGGCTGGATGTACACGCCCAACTCGGGCGACGAGGGCTCGGTCACCGTGACCCAGCTCCAGGCGCTGCGGGCCTGCCACAACGCGGGCTTTGTGCTGCCCGAGGAAGTCGTGCGCGACGCGGTGGGCTACCTCGAGATGTGCCAGACCCCCGAGGGCGGCATCTGCTACAGCTACGGCTCACGCGGGGTCCGCCTGCCGATCTCCGCGGCGGCGCTGCCCTGCCTCTACGCGGCGGGCGACTATGAGTCCGACATGGCCGAGGCCTGCCTCGCCTACGTCTTCAGCCAGTACTGCGAGAACGGCCGCGGCGACCGGTTCAGCAAGAACGGCGGGCACGACTACTACGGCCACTACTACGCGGCGCAGGCCTTCTACCAGGCCGGCGACGAGTACTGGGACGCCTACTTCCCCAAGGCCCGCGACCAGCTGATTGGACTCCAGCAGGCCGAGGGATGGTGGAACGGGGACGGCGTGGGGCCGGTCTAC
- a CDS encoding SIMPL domain-containing protein (The SIMPL domain is named for its presence in mouse protein SIMPL (signalling molecule that associates with mouse pelle-like kinase). Bacterial member BP26, from Brucella, was shown to assemble into a channel-like structure, while YggE from E. coli has been associated with resistance to oxidative stress.) → MNRLTKLIFRPLRTAPAALTLGLALVSGPVATAQQGGITVTVTGEAEATPDLLVFEGTLMESAESADDAVVAFRDTRRRAIQALEAMEIDGLSVKTSGLRVSQGGDMADAMGGMMIGPGLGGDEIQTPPGELAISQTVTVQIEGVSAMEEADLIDLIVEVGEAIEEAGISIGAMTQEDMMMMQFGQGVPSSDVAMFRVSDPEAARAEAAAQAMAKARQQAERLAQLAGVELGGVTAIVEGIPTSDAGNENSYMQMIFGLMAEDSDAMSTASHDPIPVTTTLTVTFAID, encoded by the coding sequence ATGAACCGTCTAACTAAGCTGATCTTCCGCCCGCTCCGCACCGCACCGGCCGCACTCACGCTGGGCCTCGCGCTCGTCAGCGGCCCGGTCGCGACGGCGCAGCAGGGCGGCATCACCGTCACCGTCACCGGCGAGGCCGAGGCAACGCCCGACCTGCTTGTGTTCGAAGGCACGCTGATGGAGTCGGCCGAGTCCGCCGACGACGCGGTGGTCGCGTTCCGTGACACCCGACGCCGGGCGATCCAGGCGCTGGAGGCGATGGAGATCGACGGGCTCAGCGTCAAGACCAGCGGGCTCCGCGTGAGCCAGGGCGGCGACATGGCCGACGCGATGGGCGGCATGATGATCGGGCCGGGGCTGGGCGGCGACGAGATCCAGACCCCGCCCGGCGAACTGGCGATCAGCCAGACCGTGACGGTCCAGATCGAAGGCGTCAGCGCGATGGAAGAGGCCGACCTTATCGACCTGATCGTCGAGGTCGGCGAGGCGATCGAAGAGGCCGGCATCTCGATCGGCGCGATGACGCAGGAAGACATGATGATGATGCAGTTTGGCCAGGGCGTCCCGTCGAGCGACGTCGCGATGTTCCGCGTGTCGGACCCGGAAGCGGCCCGAGCCGAGGCGGCCGCGCAGGCCATGGCCAAGGCCCGCCAGCAGGCCGAGCGCCTCGCGCAGCTTGCGGGCGTCGAGCTCGGCGGCGTCACCGCGATCGTCGAGGGCATCCCGACCAGCGACGCCGGCAACGAAAACAGCTATATGCAGATGATCTTCGGCCTGATGGCCGAGGATTCCGACGCGATGTCCACCGCCTCGCACGACCCGATCCCGGTGACGACGACACTCACCGTGACCTTTGCGATCGACTAA